From Echinicola jeungdonensis, the proteins below share one genomic window:
- a CDS encoding sialidase family protein, with the protein MKFSIKSLMLVSILLSSHLFLTACGGSQGSSQDSTNNSGEHREGIVLEEFLYKEADFPQCHSASLIELENGELLATFFGGTKERHPDVEIRIARKKPGGEWTDPVSVADGVQPDGTRLPTWNPVLFQPEGGDLMLFYKIGPHPSKWWGMVKTSKDGGHTWSEAEKLGEDLIGPVKNKPIQLEDGSIIAGSSTEGDGWKVHVERSTDGGKTWEIIGPLNDPENVDAIQPTLLTYPNGDIQMLSRTHHKKGGYIYETWSEDGGLTWSKMEPTILPNNNSGLDGVTLKDGRQILVYNHSTRTQPKMGHKGRGIINVAVSKDGKKWDAALALDYLDEPGKQFSYPAIIQTSDGLVHILYTWHRVRVKHVVIDPDKLETFPIEDGKWPTKKIPFITSTEK; encoded by the coding sequence ATGAAATTTTCTATAAAATCATTAATGCTGGTCAGTATTTTATTGAGCAGCCATCTTTTCTTAACAGCATGTGGTGGTTCCCAAGGCTCCTCCCAAGATTCCACAAATAATTCCGGTGAACACCGGGAGGGTATTGTTTTGGAGGAATTCCTATATAAAGAAGCTGACTTTCCACAATGTCACTCTGCAAGTTTGATTGAACTTGAAAATGGTGAGCTTTTGGCCACTTTTTTTGGGGGTACTAAGGAACGTCATCCCGATGTGGAAATCCGAATTGCAAGAAAAAAACCAGGTGGAGAATGGACAGACCCAGTGAGTGTGGCTGATGGTGTTCAACCTGATGGAACCCGCTTGCCCACCTGGAACCCTGTTTTGTTTCAGCCTGAGGGAGGTGATTTAATGTTATTTTATAAAATTGGACCTCACCCTAGTAAATGGTGGGGAATGGTAAAAACTTCCAAAGACGGTGGCCATACCTGGAGCGAAGCAGAAAAACTGGGAGAAGACCTGATCGGTCCTGTAAAAAATAAGCCCATCCAACTTGAGGATGGTTCCATTATAGCTGGTTCCAGCACAGAGGGTGATGGCTGGAAAGTGCATGTGGAACGAAGTACTGATGGTGGTAAAACCTGGGAAATCATTGGTCCGCTCAATGACCCAGAGAATGTAGATGCTATTCAACCTACTCTCTTAACTTATCCGAATGGAGATATTCAAATGCTTTCCAGAACACACCACAAAAAAGGAGGGTATATCTACGAAACCTGGTCAGAGGATGGAGGACTCACCTGGTCAAAAATGGAACCGACTATACTTCCCAATAATAATTCAGGTTTGGATGGGGTTACCCTGAAAGATGGCCGTCAAATTTTGGTTTACAATCATTCTACCCGTACCCAACCAAAGATGGGACATAAAGGCAGAGGCATCATAAATGTGGCTGTCAGCAAAGATGGCAAAAAATGGGATGCTGCACTTGCCCTTGATTACCTGGATGAACCTGGCAAGCAATTTTCTTACCCCGCAATAATCCAAACCTCGGATGGATTGGTGCATATCCTTTATACATGGCATAGGGTACGGGTCAAACATGTTGTAATTGATCCGGATAAATTGGAAACATTTCCTATTGAAGATGGAAAATGGCCAACCAAAAAAATCCCTTTTATTACCAGCACTGAAAAATAA
- a CDS encoding DNA-3-methyladenine glycosylase I — MGKYQIDQGNKFRCPWCVGFKEYIKYHDEEWGVPVYSDRVHFEFLVLESAQAGLSWATILKKRENYRKAFADFDYKKVAEFSDSKIDELMEDEGIIRNRQKIEAAVNNARQFMELQAKVGSFTSYIWDFVDGKPIVNQLTSVGDAPASSPISDLLAKDLKDKGFKFLGSTTLYSHMQATGLVNDHLMHCFRYQEVNLMAR; from the coding sequence ATGGGTAAATATCAGATTGACCAAGGCAATAAATTCCGCTGTCCCTGGTGTGTAGGTTTCAAAGAATACATCAAATACCATGATGAAGAATGGGGCGTTCCGGTTTATAGCGACAGGGTTCATTTTGAATTTTTAGTTTTAGAAAGTGCCCAGGCAGGCCTGAGCTGGGCAACAATTTTAAAAAAAAGGGAAAATTACCGCAAAGCTTTTGCAGATTTCGATTACAAAAAAGTAGCCGAATTTTCTGATAGCAAAATTGATGAGCTGATGGAAGATGAAGGAATCATCAGGAACCGGCAAAAGATAGAGGCTGCTGTAAATAATGCCAGACAGTTTATGGAACTGCAAGCAAAAGTAGGCAGTTTCACTTCTTACATCTGGGATTTTGTGGACGGTAAGCCTATTGTCAACCAACTCACCAGTGTGGGGGATGCTCCTGCTTCCAGTCCCATTTCTGACCTCTTGGCCAAAGACCTCAAAGACAAAGGATTTAAATTCCTGGGAAGTACTACCCTCTACTCCCATATGCAAGCCACGGGGCTGGTCAATGACCACCTGATGCATTGCTTCCGGTACCAGGAAGTCAACCTCATGGCAAGATAA
- a CDS encoding 5-(carboxyamino)imidazole ribonucleotide synthase, with the protein MQENYQQKTLGILGGGQLGRMVIQSAINYNIDIHILDPDQHAPCRHIAHAFTQGKLTDFDTVYEFGKNCDILTIEIENVNTDALEQLAKEGKKVFPQPHIIKLIQDKREQKQFYKNHQIPTADFILTDNREAVKAQSDFLPAVNKLGKEGYDGRGVQVLHSEADLDKAFEAPSLVEKLVDFDKEISVIVARNEQGELNAFPPVECAFHPTANLVEFLFAPAQISDEVNQKAIEVAKDVMTKLDMVGILAVEMFVTQDGEILVNEVAPRPHNSGHHTIEANFTSQFEQHLRSVMGMPLGNTDLRTPAAMVNLLGEDGFTGEALVEGMDEAIHEKGVYIHLYGKKITKPFRKMGHVTILEENVEALKYKALKIKDIIKIKA; encoded by the coding sequence GTGCAAGAGAATTACCAGCAAAAGACTTTAGGGATTTTAGGAGGTGGCCAATTGGGCCGGATGGTGATCCAATCAGCTATCAACTACAATATTGATATTCATATTTTGGATCCGGACCAACATGCTCCCTGCCGTCATATTGCTCATGCATTTACTCAGGGTAAACTGACCGATTTTGATACGGTTTATGAGTTTGGAAAAAACTGTGACATTCTGACCATAGAAATTGAAAATGTCAATACTGATGCCTTGGAGCAATTGGCCAAAGAGGGCAAAAAAGTTTTTCCACAACCCCATATCATCAAACTTATTCAGGATAAAAGGGAGCAAAAGCAGTTCTACAAGAACCATCAGATACCCACGGCTGATTTTATCCTAACGGATAACAGGGAAGCTGTAAAAGCCCAATCCGATTTTTTACCAGCTGTTAATAAATTGGGAAAAGAAGGATATGATGGACGCGGGGTGCAGGTATTGCATTCTGAAGCGGATTTGGATAAAGCATTTGAAGCCCCCAGTTTGGTAGAAAAACTGGTGGATTTTGATAAGGAAATTTCGGTCATCGTAGCCCGCAATGAGCAGGGTGAATTAAATGCTTTCCCTCCTGTGGAATGTGCCTTCCATCCTACTGCTAATTTGGTGGAGTTTTTATTTGCCCCTGCCCAGATTTCTGATGAAGTAAACCAAAAAGCTATAGAGGTGGCCAAAGATGTAATGACCAAACTGGATATGGTGGGCATTTTGGCAGTTGAAATGTTTGTGACCCAAGACGGTGAAATCCTTGTCAATGAAGTGGCCCCAAGACCTCATAACAGTGGTCACCATACCATTGAGGCCAATTTTACTTCCCAATTTGAGCAGCATTTACGGTCAGTGATGGGCATGCCATTAGGGAATACCGATTTGAGAACACCTGCAGCCATGGTCAACCTTTTGGGAGAAGATGGATTCACCGGAGAGGCATTGGTGGAAGGCATGGATGAAGCCATCCATGAAAAAGGGGTTTATATTCACCTTTATGGGAAGAAAATCACGAAACCTTTTAGAAAAATGGGGCATGTGACTATTTTGGAGGAAAATGTAGAGGCTTTGAAATACAAAGCCCTGAAAATTAAAGATATTATTAAAATAAAAGCATAA
- the purE gene encoding 5-(carboxyamino)imidazole ribonucleotide mutase, with protein sequence MSKQVGIIMGSKSDLSIMSEAARALDELGVGYELTIVSAHRTPMKMIDYAENARKRGVKVIIAGAGGAAHLPGMVASLTSLPVIGVPIKSSNSIDGWDSILSILQMPGGIPVATVALNGAKNAGILAASMVGAFDARVAENMDKYKKDLRIKVEETAKEVELKGWKETLDD encoded by the coding sequence ATGAGCAAACAGGTTGGAATCATTATGGGAAGTAAGTCGGACCTTTCCATCATGTCTGAAGCTGCCAGAGCTTTGGATGAATTGGGAGTAGGTTATGAACTTACCATCGTATCGGCCCACAGGACACCCATGAAGATGATTGATTATGCCGAAAATGCCAGAAAAAGAGGCGTAAAGGTCATCATTGCGGGAGCAGGTGGTGCAGCACATTTGCCTGGAATGGTGGCATCATTGACCTCCCTTCCTGTCATTGGAGTTCCCATTAAGTCTTCCAACAGCATCGATGGCTGGGACAGTATTTTGTCGATATTGCAGATGCCTGGAGGAATTCCAGTAGCTACCGTGGCACTCAATGGGGCCAAAAATGCAGGAATTTTGGCTGCCTCTATGGTGGGTGCTTTTGATGCCCGGGTTGCTGAAAATATGGATAAATATAAAAAGGATTTGAGGATCAAGGTGGAAGAAACAGCTAAAGAGGTAGAACTGAAAGGTTGGAAGGAAACCCTTGACGATTAA
- a CDS encoding MutS-related protein produces MTIDFDATQPSRELRACKQKIAGMALARLIVFFVLAAVLIVGLSEVRWLLILFFPLSALFIYFILLFNEQKDKEAFLNALLEMEGQKEKRKKRDLKEFEQGITFKEKQHPFCDDLDLFGQHSLFQLINHTVNEGGQRRLAEWMKASTNPTKARQRNQAIHELTEKEDFIRNFEAIGKAFIKKEKSKRSFYKWLNTRSSWKKSYLIPMIIGPMGGLLFLMAWLLGDFSSAYLGVWILIGFGFLGLVFKPLMMAAKAMPNEGDLKTFSAWANELEHIDFKNLYLKDLQSPVFDMDFKASKALKSLEQQSFMVLNRGNMIYLIFNLLFWVDIFVLWRLERWKDKHAPHIKNWEEVFEKWQVMVSLAAFSREEKLDGSMDWTDELVLEAIQIKHPLIQPEHCVSNDLKMKVDKKIILLTGANMSGKTTFMRTLGINLVMVNLGLNPMGKHLLCGPFQLFTSMRNIDNLGESISSFYAELSRIKKLLSFAEKGEPVFFLLDEILKGTNTTDRVMGSEALIRQLSDSNCKGIISTHDIELSQLEEKILSLANFSFHSDIQEDQINFDYKIKPGPCPNFNAHKLMELMGIRFIPHN; encoded by the coding sequence ATGACAATAGATTTTGATGCAACCCAACCTTCCCGTGAATTGCGGGCCTGTAAACAAAAGATTGCAGGAATGGCCCTGGCCAGGTTAATCGTATTTTTTGTATTGGCTGCAGTATTGATAGTAGGGCTTTCTGAGGTCAGGTGGCTATTAATTTTATTTTTTCCCCTGAGTGCACTATTCATCTACTTTATCCTATTATTTAACGAACAAAAAGACAAGGAAGCTTTCCTAAATGCCCTTTTGGAAATGGAAGGGCAAAAGGAGAAAAGGAAAAAACGGGATTTAAAGGAATTTGAGCAAGGGATTACTTTTAAAGAAAAGCAACATCCCTTTTGTGATGATCTGGATCTTTTTGGACAACATTCCCTTTTCCAATTGATCAATCATACCGTAAATGAGGGTGGACAAAGACGCTTGGCAGAATGGATGAAAGCCTCCACAAATCCGACAAAAGCCCGGCAAAGAAACCAGGCCATCCATGAATTGACTGAGAAGGAGGATTTTATCAGAAATTTTGAGGCAATTGGAAAGGCTTTTATAAAAAAAGAAAAGTCGAAGAGAAGTTTTTATAAATGGCTAAATACCCGGAGCAGTTGGAAAAAAAGCTATCTAATTCCGATGATTATCGGCCCAATGGGAGGACTCCTCTTTCTGATGGCCTGGTTGCTAGGGGATTTTTCTTCTGCTTATTTAGGGGTTTGGATCCTGATAGGTTTTGGATTTTTGGGTTTGGTTTTTAAACCCCTTATGATGGCTGCCAAAGCCATGCCTAATGAAGGGGATTTGAAGACTTTTTCGGCCTGGGCCAATGAGCTTGAGCATATCGATTTTAAAAACCTCTATTTAAAAGACTTGCAAAGCCCGGTATTTGACATGGACTTTAAGGCTTCCAAAGCTTTAAAATCCCTGGAACAGCAAAGCTTTATGGTGCTGAACCGTGGCAATATGATTTATTTGATTTTTAACCTGCTATTTTGGGTGGATATTTTTGTGCTTTGGAGACTGGAGAGGTGGAAGGATAAACATGCCCCCCATATCAAAAATTGGGAGGAGGTTTTTGAAAAATGGCAGGTAATGGTTTCGCTTGCTGCCTTTAGCCGGGAAGAGAAGCTGGATGGTTCAATGGATTGGACAGATGAACTGGTTCTGGAAGCCATCCAAATCAAGCACCCTTTGATCCAACCGGAACACTGTGTCAGCAATGATCTTAAAATGAAGGTGGATAAAAAAATTATTTTGCTTACAGGGGCCAATATGTCCGGCAAAACCACTTTTATGAGAACCCTGGGCATTAATCTGGTAATGGTAAATTTGGGGCTCAACCCTATGGGAAAACATTTGCTTTGTGGTCCTTTTCAACTTTTTACCAGTATGAGGAATATTGATAATCTGGGAGAGAGTATAAGTTCTTTTTATGCCGAATTGTCGCGGATCAAAAAATTATTGAGTTTTGCAGAAAAGGGTGAACCTGTGTTTTTTCTATTGGACGAAATCCTGAAAGGAACCAATACTACGGACCGGGTCATGGGAAGTGAAGCCTTGATCAGGCAACTCTCTGATAGCAACTGTAAAGGGATCATTTCCACCCATGATATTGAGCTCAGCCAACTTGAGGAAAAAATTCTATCCCTGGCCAATTTCAGTTTTCACAGTGATATTCAGGAGGACCAAATAAACTTTGATTATAAAATCAAACCAGGTCCTTGCCCCAATTTCAATGCGCACAAACTTATGGAATTGATGGGGATTAGATTTATTCCTCATAATTGA
- a CDS encoding methyltransferase family protein, whose product MKKWIKKYSNWQHRPLNEKLKGILLILFPLIFLAVVVFAPGWWAYLHFNYPIGIPYLIGIGLSIILFFTGFGLYMWTIILFAQAKGSQTPILPTQKLVTTGPYAHSRNPMVTGTILMILGIGISLDSWSFLVFGLIIPSLYILYIKFVEEKELEARFGESYKNYKKSTPFIFPNLFKAH is encoded by the coding sequence ATGAAGAAGTGGATCAAAAAATATTCAAATTGGCAACATAGGCCCCTAAATGAAAAATTAAAAGGGATCCTGCTCATCCTTTTTCCACTAATATTCCTTGCGGTGGTAGTATTTGCTCCTGGTTGGTGGGCTTACTTGCATTTTAATTACCCTATTGGGATTCCTTATCTAATTGGCATTGGCTTAAGTATAATCCTTTTTTTCACGGGTTTTGGACTCTATATGTGGACCATAATATTATTTGCCCAGGCCAAAGGTAGCCAAACACCTATTTTGCCTACACAAAAATTAGTCACTACCGGCCCCTATGCCCATTCCAGAAATCCCATGGTCACCGGAACCATTCTTATGATATTGGGAATTGGAATAAGTCTGGATTCCTGGAGTTTTTTGGTCTTTGGACTAATTATTCCATCCCTTTACATATTGTACATCAAATTTGTGGAAGAAAAGGAGTTGGAAGCCCGATTTGGTGAGTCATACAAGAATTATAAAAAATCCACCCCATTTATTTTTCCCAATCTTTTTAAAGCACATTGA
- a CDS encoding lmo0937 family membrane protein: MSSLLYLIAIILVIGWIFGAFVYSLGGLIHILLVLAVIAVLLRLIGGRPI, encoded by the coding sequence ATGAGCTCACTATTGTATTTAATTGCCATCATTTTAGTGATCGGATGGATATTTGGAGCCTTTGTCTATAGCCTTGGAGGCTTGATACATATATTATTGGTATTGGCAGTTATTGCTGTTTTATTGAGGTTAATAGGAGGAAGGCCCATCTGA